A single Anas acuta chromosome 27, bAnaAcu1.1, whole genome shotgun sequence DNA region contains:
- the LOC137845178 gene encoding disintegrin and metalloproteinase domain-containing protein 2-like isoform X2: protein MRALVVLVVVLVVLVVLVVALGLPARGLGPGGAVPGQPRSPAQRRRQAPQSARAYSIPIAGTARTVRLRQQVFLPEDLRIYTDGRGGLAKSELARVERDCFYEGYVEGFPVSLVALSTCSGLSGVLQLANTSYGIRPLEAAAGYQHLVYQMRNENVETPFVENSSLAWAAEVSPEPWEGAAGKEAVHRSPRYLEMHVVLDKALYDYMGADKDAVTAKIVQLFSYVNSMFSRLNLTIALSSLELWTEKNKIPTMGDAEELLQRFLQWKNIHRVLRLQDITFLFVYREQSPSVGASSAKKLCLKNHAGGVALYRSAMTLEAFSVVVAQLLGLSLGMVYDDPRSCHCAGAACIMQPSAVHSAGTKAFSSCSIRDFQRFLATGEGQCLLNRPMMDVSYKAPVCGNKVVEPGEACDCGSAEECRRDLCCTVGCKRRKGVQCLSGPCCWKCKFAKSGTLCRTSSEDECELKEYCNGTSGECTANQWVMDGHPCGRNTAFCYRGACQTADKQCQDIFGKGAKNGPLACYEEINGQRDRMGHCGSNHSGYQSCAWKDLQCGKLICEYPGNVPFTKEKAAVIYTRVQNTLCITLDYMRPPTERDPMLVKDGTVCGDHKICMNQKCVSAAVLNYDCDIKKKCNNHGVCNNKGTCHCHAGWKPPDCQEKAGKQGGSKDSPLSADEAGLQNKDPLKMWLLLTFCLFVPVLIGVILLVVKRKELRQCLYTEQLEIDEFEDKESTEEEGSVVDAQ from the exons ATGCGGgcgctggtggtgctggtggtggtactggtggtgctggtggtgctggtggtggcgCTGGGGCTGCCGGCGCGGGGCCTCGGCCCCGGGGGAGCGGTGCCCGGGCAGCCCCGGTCCCCGGCGCAGCGCCGCCGCCAAGCCCCGCAGAGCGCCCGTGCCTACAGCATCCCCATCGCGGGCACCGCCCGCACCGTGCGCCTGCGGCAGCA AGTGTTCTTGCCAGAGGATCTCCGGATTTATACGGACGGCCGAGGGGGGCTGGCGAAATCCGAGCTGGCGCGTGTGGAG CGTGACTGCTTCTACGAAGGCTACGTGGAGGGTTTCCCGGTGTCGCTCGTGGCACTTAGCACCTGCTCTGGACTGAG TGGGGTCCTGCAGCTCGCAAATACCAGCTATGGGATCAGGCCTTtggaggctgcagctgggtATCAGCACCTCGTTTATCAAATGCGTAATGAAAACGTAGAGACACCATTTGTAGAAAACAGCTCCCTTGCCTGGGCTGCAGAGGTGTCACCGGAGCCgtgggaaggagcagca GGCAAGGAAGCTGTCCACAGATCCCCACGATATCTGGAAATGCATGTAGTTTTGGACAAAGCTCTG TATGACTACATGGGAGCAGACAAGGATGCAGTGACAGCCAAGATAGTCCAGCTTTTCAGCTACGTGAACAGC ATGTTTTCACGCCTCAATCTGACGATAGCGCTCTCTTCACTGGAGCTTTggacagaaaagaacaaaattccTACCATGGGAGATGCTGAGGAGTTGCTGCAGAgatttttgcagtggaaaaacaTACATCGTGTTCTGCGGCTCCAGGATATAACATTCTTATTCGT CTACAGGGAGCAGTCCCCTTCCGTGGGGGCATCTTCTGCGAAGAAGCTGTGTCTCAAGAACCACGCTGGAGGGGTTGCCTTG TACCGAAGCGCTATGACGCTGGAGGCGTTCTCAGTCGTCGTggcccagctgctggggctcagcctGGGGATGGTGTACGACGACCCCAGGAGCTGTCACTGCGCGGGAGCCGCCTGCATAATGCAGCCCAGTGCGGT GCACTCAGCTGGCACCAAagccttcagcagctgcagcataAGAGACTTCCAGCGTTTTCTTGCCACTGGAGAAGGGCAGTGCCTGTTGAACAGGCCAATGATGGACGTGTCGTATAAAGCTCCTGTGTGCGGCAACAAAGTGGTGGAGCCAGGAGAGGCTTGTGACTGCGGGTCGGCAGAG GAGTGCCGGCGCGATCTGTGTTGTACCGTGGGGTGCAAAAGGAGGAAAGGGGTGCAGTGCCTGTCGGGCCCGTGCTGCTGGAAGTGCAAG TTTGCAAAAAGCGGCACGTTGTGTAGAACCAGCTCCGAGGACGAGTGTGAGCTGAAGGAATATTGCAACGGCACCTCTGGGGAGTGCACGGCCAACCAGTGGGTGATGGATGGGCATCCCTGCGGCAGGAACACCGCCTTCTGCTACAGAGGAGCTTGCCAGACAGCTGACAAGCAGTGTCAGGACATCTTCGGCAAAG GGGCCAAAAATGGACCCTTGGCCTGCTACGAGGAAATTAATGGCCAAAGGGACAGAATGGGACACTGCGGCTCCAACCACAGCGGGTACCAGAGCTGTGCATGGAA GGATCTCCAGTGCGGGAAGCTCATCTGCGAGTATCCGGGTAACGTGCCTTTCACCAAGGAGAAGGCTGCGGTGATCTACACGCGGGTGCAGAACACGCTGTGCATCACGCTGGACTACATGAGGCCTCCCACGGAGAGGGACCCGATGCTGGTGAAGGATGGCACTGTCTGTGGCGACCACAAG ATCTGCATGAATCAGAAGTGTGTGTCTGCTGCTGTCTTGAACTATGATTGtgacataaagaaaaaatgcaacaatCATGGG GTGTGCAATAACAAAGGGACTTGCCATTGCCACGCTGGCTGGAAGCCACCGGACTGCCAGGAGAAAGcagggaagcagggagggagcaaaGACAGCCCGCTCAGCGCCG ATGAAGCAGGACTGCAGAACAAGGACCCGCTGAAGATGTGGCTGCTTCTCACCTTCTGCCTCTTTGTGCCCGTCCTCATCGGGGTCATCCTCTTGGTGGTGAAGAGAAAGGAGCTGAGGCAGTGTCTCTacacagagcagctggaaaTAGATGA GTTTGAAGATAAAGAAAGCACTGAGGAGGAGGGGAGCGTGGTGGATGCGCAGTAG
- the LOC137845178 gene encoding disintegrin and metalloproteinase domain-containing protein 32-like isoform X1 → MGLRLALLAAMLAASRSQIPLHVTVPQRLPSKTAGETGTLSYVLAIEGRPYTIHLQQQFFLPDDFRIYTYNEKGSLYYDSPQIKGDCFYRGYIEGVPGSAVTLSTCSGLRGLLQFENASYGIEPLVNSPAFEHFIYHMSNESTADFLLATSRAESGAQPAVQEVSYKAHTTLELLSKHHRELALHLILERNLYNYLGADKYVVTQKIVQIISSLSSMFSSLNITITLSSMEVWMDKNKIQTGLNGEEVLMQLLEWKMTSAALRPYEVPYLLLYRDQASYVGATIPDKVCQRDAAGAVAVYQRSVTLESFSVLLAQMLARSLGMSYDNNRSCHCPGHICVMNSEALRVSGAKSFSSCSFEDFENFLKHNPECPYIRVARRGPLPRAAVCGNGVMEQGEQCDCGSVAACAADKCCTSQCKLKPGVKCSSGQCCENCQFKAKNSLCRPPADVQCDLPEYCDGSSASCPPDLYVQDGHDCEHGTGYCYKGRCQSADLQCRRLYGTGAKNAPLACYEEVNSQQDRFGHCGNHPKDGYQPCSWLNLGCGKLVCTYPSHIPFTKIKGAIIYAKVQEHLCVSFDFMRGPTVQDPLMVKDGTKCGPRKVCVNGTCQPHSVLKYDCNVKIKCSGHGVCNNRRNCHCSPGWYPPQCRIRGPSIGGSINSGQQLWGRDNTITKRFHKGTLKNWLLLLLCILIPLIISCIILVKKWRQLMRRCVRKASQSDGSESGSLSSWESTTTENSVGEEEPEPEPKPEPEPGPKRPSEPGLCRGGQ, encoded by the exons ATGGGGCTGCGCCTGGCGCTGCTGGCCGCGATGCTGGCGGCGAGCC GCTCACAAATACCTTTGCACGTCACAGTTCCTCAGAGGTTACCCTCAAAAACAGCTGGAGAGACG GGCACGCTGTCCTACGTCCTCGCGATAGAGGGGAGGCCGTACACCattcacctgcagcagca GTTCTTTTTACCTGATGATTTCAGGATTTACACATACAATGAGAAGGGATCTTTGTACTATGATTCACCCCAGATCAAG GGCGACTGCTTCTACCGCGGGTACATCGAGGGTGTCCCCGGCTCAGCGGTGACTCTCAGCACCTGCTCCGGGCTCAG AGGTTTGCTGCAGTTTGAGAATGCCAGCTACGGGATCGAGCCGCTGGTTAATTCACCCGCCTTCGAGCACTTCATTTATCACATGAGCAACGAGAGCACGGCAGATTTCCTCTTGGCAACGAGTCGCGCTGAGAGCGGGGCCCAGCCAGCAGTGCAGGAGGTCTCCTACAAAGCGCACACAACGCTGGAA ttaCTGTCAAAGCACCACAGAGAGTTGGCACTCCATTTAATTTTGGAAAGGAATTTG TACAACTACCTGGGTGCAGACAAATACGTTGTGACGCAGAAGATAGTTCAGATCATCAGCTCTCTCAGCAGT ATGTTCAGTTCTCTTAACATAACCATTACCCTGTCCTCCATGGAGGTCTGGATGGACAAGAATAAAATTCAGACAGGGTTGAATGGAGAAGAAGTGTTGATGCAGCTGCTGGAGTGGAAGATGACCAGCGCTGCTCTGCGGCCCTACGAAGTGCCCTATCTACTGCT GTACCGGGACCAAGCTTCCTACGTGGGTGCGACCATTCCAGACAAGGTGTGCCAGAGGGATGCTGCGGGTGCAGTGGCCGTG TACCAGCGCAGCGTGACCCTGGAGTCGTTCTCCGTCCTCCTGGCCCAGATGCTGGCCCGCAGCTTGGGCATGAGCTACGACAACAACAGGAGCTGCCACTGCCCCGGGCACATCTGCGTGATGAACTCGGAGGCGCT ACGTGTCAGTGGGGCAAAGTCCTTTagcagctgcagctttgaagACTTTGAGAACTTCCTCAAGCACAATCCAGAGTGCCCTTACATCAGGGTTGCCCGGAGGGGCCCGCTCCCCAGAGCGGCCGTCTGCGGCAACGGCGTGATGGAGCAAGGCGAGCAGTGCGACTGCGGCTCCGTGGCG GCATGTGCGGCGGACAAGTGCTGCACTTCCCAGTGCAAGCTCAAACCGGGCGTGAAGTGTTCCTCAGGACAGTGCTGTGAAAATTGCCAG TTTAAAGCGAAGAACTCGCTGTGCCGCCCTCCCGCCGATGTGCAGTGCGATCTGCCCGAGTACTGTGATGGgtcctctgcctcctgcccccccgATCTCTACGTGCAGGATGGGCACGACTGCGAGCACGGCACCGGGTACTGCTACAAGGGACGCTGCCAGTCTGCTGACCTGCAGTGCCGGAGGCTCTACGGGACAG GTGCCAAAAACGCTCCTTTGGCTTGTTACGAAGAAGTCAACAGCCAGCAGGATAGGTTTGGACACTGTGGTAATCACCCGAAGGATGGGTACCAGCCCTGCTCTTGGCT GAATCTGGGATGTGGAAAGCTAGTATGTACATACCCGAGTCATATTCCCTTCACAAAAATTAAGGGTGCCATCATTTATGCTAAAGTGCAAGAACATCTGTGTGTGTCTTTCGATTTTATGCGTGGACCAACAGTGCAAGATCCTCTCATGGTTAAAGATGGTACAAAATGTGGTCCTAGAAAG GTGTGTGTGAATGGCACGTGCCAGCCACATTCAGTCCTGAAGTATGACTGCAATGTGAAGATTAAATGCTCTGGGCATGGA GTCTGCAATAACAGAAGGAACTGCCACTGCAGCCCGGGCTGGTACCCGCCCCAGTGCAGGATTCGGGGACCTTCGATAGGCGGCAGCATCAACAGcgggcagcagctgtggggccGTGACA ATACTATCACAAAAAGGTTTCATAAGGGCACGCTGAAAAattggctgctgctgctcctctgcattCTCATCCCCCTCATTATTTCCTGCATCATCCTGGTTAAGAAGTGGAGACAGCTGATGAGGCGCTGTGTGAGGAAAGCATCGCAAAGTGATGG GTCGGAGTCCGGCAGcctgagcagctgggagag CACAACCACCGAGAACAGCGTCGGCGAAgaggagccggagccggagccgaAGCCTGAGCCGGAGCCGGGGCCGAAGCGTCCGTCGGagccggggctgtgccggggCGGGCAATAA
- the LOC137845179 gene encoding disintegrin and metalloproteinase domain-containing protein 32-like encodes MGPCVVLRAALLAVLCSRALSQVTVPLQLPRNTTGESGTLSYVLAIEGRPYTIHLQQHLFIPDDFRIYMSNEMESSKTDLTHIKSNCFYRGYIEGVPGSAVTLSTCSGLRGLLQFENASYGIEPLVNSPIFEHFVHQMSNENTAGFLFAKSRAESGARAAAQEMPALSAVRSPKYFEVYAVLDKALYNYMGSDKKVATWKIIQIFNLVNNIFNPLNVTVVLSSLEFWIEENKISTAGEADELLQRFLERQQPYLALRSYDIACLFVYRDQASFAGVTVPGKACQRDAAGAVAVYQRSVTLESFSVLLAQMLARSLGMSYDNNRSCHCPGHICVMNSEALRVGGAKAFSSCSVEDFESFLELDAGDCLFDRPRLAGLSYRQVACGNGVVERGEQCDCGSEAACLKDKCCTKTCRFKPGVKCSSGLCCDGCQFKAKNSLCRPPADVQCDLPEYCDGSSASCPPDLYVQDGHDCEHGTGYCYKGRCQSADLQCRRLYGTGSKSAPVACYEEVNSQRDRFGHCGVHSRYGYRACMWRNLRCGKLICTYPYNTPFATDAAAVLYVQVREHLCISLDYLNVPARLDPLMIPPGTKCGSGKVCINNTCHPHSVLGSGCNSEVECHGHGVCTNQRRCHCHPGWKPPDCSRRGSALGGRADGGPGPAERGPPALRDAARTWPLLPACLLPPALAVAALLLLLRREARGWRGVRGGQ; translated from the exons ATGGGGCCGTGCGTGGTGCTGCGGGCGGCGCTGCTGGCGGTGCTGT gtTCACGGGCACTGTCGCAAGTCACAGTCCCGCTGCAACTACCCCGAAACACAACGGGAGAGTCG GGCACGCTGTCCTACGTCCTCGCGATAGAGGGGAGGCCGTACACCattcacctgcagcagca tctcTTTATACCTGATGATTTCAGGATTTATATGTCTAATGAGATGGAGTCTTCTAAAACTGATTTGACCCATATCAAG AGCAACTGCTTCTACCGCGGGTACATCGAGGGTGTCCCCGGCTCGGCGGTGACTCTCAGCACCTGCTCCGGGCTCAG GGGTTTGCTGCAGTTTGAGAACGCCAGCTACGGGATCGAGCCGCTGGTTAATTCACCCATCTTCGAGCACTTCGTTCACCAAATGAGCAACGAGAACACTGCGGGCTTCCTCTTTGCAAAGAGCCGTGCCGAGAGCGGGGCCCGGGCGGCAGCGCAGGAGATG ccaGCATTATCTGCAGTACGGTCTCCTAAGTACTTTGAGGTGTATGCGGTTTTGGACAAGGCTTTG TACAATTATATGGGCTCAGACAAGAAAGTTGCAACATGGAAGATAATCCAGATTTTCAATTTAGTCAACAAT ATATTTAACCCTCTGAACGTGACCGTTGTTCTGTCCTCCCTGGAGTTCTGGATAGAGGAGAATAAAATCTCGACGGCAGGGGAAGCCGATGAACTTCTGCAGAGATTTTTGGAGCGGCAGCAGCCGTACCTCGCTCTGCGGTCGTATGACATCGCCTGCCTCTTTGT GTACCGGGACCAAGCTTCCTTTGCGGGTGTGACCGTTCCGGGCAAGGCGTGCCAGAGGGATGCTGCGGGTGCGGTGGCCGTG TACCAGCGCAGCGTGACCCTGGAGTCGTTCTCCGTCCTCCTGGCCCAGATGCTGGCCCGCAGCTTGGGCATGAGCTACGACAACAACAGGAGCTGCCACTGCCCCGGGCACATCTGCGTGATGAACTCAGAGGCGCT ACGTGTCGGTGGGGCAAAAGCCTTTAGCAGCTGCAGCGTTGAAGACTTTGAGAGCTTCCTCGAGCTGGACGCAGGGGACTGCCTGTTCGACAGGCCGCGCCTGGCCGGGCTCTCCTACCGGCAAGTGGCCTGCGGCAACGGCGTGGTGGAGCGCGGCGAGCAGTGCGACTGCGGCTCCGAGGCG GCATGCTTGAAGGATAAATGCTGTACTAAAACGTGTCGGTTTAAGCCAGGAGTGAAATGTTCCTCTGGACTGTGCTGTGATGGATGTCAG TTTAAAGCAAAGAACTCGCTCTGCCGCCCTCCCGCCGACGTGCAGTGCGATCTGCCCGAGTACTGTGATGGGTCCTCTGCGTCCTGCCCCCCCGATCTCTACGTGCAGGATGGGCACGACTGCGAGCACGGCACCGGGTACTGCTACAAGGGACGCTGCCAGTCTGCTGACCTGCAGTGCCGGAGGCTCTACGGGACAG GTTCAAAAAGTGCTCCTGTGGCATGTTATGAGGAAGTCAATAGTCAGCGAGACAGATTTGGACACTGTGGGGTCCACTCCCGATACGGCTATAGGGCCTGCATGTGGAG GAATCTCAGATGTGGAAAGTTAATCTGCACGTATCCATATAACACTCCCTTTGCAACTGATGCTGCCGCTGTCCTTTACGTCCAAGTGCGAGAGCATTTATGTATATCTTTGGATTACTTGAATGTACCAGCGAGGCTGGATCCTCTTATGATTCCGCCAGGTACAAAGTGTGGCTCTGGAAAG GTGTGCATAAACAACACTTGCCACCCCCATTCCGTCCTCGGATCTGGCTGCAACAGCGAGGTGGAATGCCACGGCCACGGA GTGTGCACCAACCAGCGGCGCTGCCACTGCCACCCGGGCTGGAAGCCGCCCGACTGCAGCCGGAGGGGCTCCGCGCTGGGCGGCAGGGCCGACGGCGGCCCGGGGCCGGCGGAGCGCG GACCCCCGGCGCTGCGGGACGCGGCTCGGACCTGGCCGCTGCTCCCCGCCTGCCTCCTGCCGCCCGCGCTGGCCGTGgccgcgctgctgctgctgctccgccGGGAGGCGCGGGGGTGGCgcggggtgcggggggggcaATAA